The DNA region AGATTATGAAATTTTGTTCTGCTTTTATGACTGAATTGCATAAATATATTGGGCCAAGAATAGATATTCCTGCAGGAGACATAGGTGTGGGAGCAAGAGAAATTGGTTATTTATTTGGAGAATACAAAAAAATCACTTCAGCTTTTGAAGGTGTTTTAACAGGAAAACCCTTTATGTTTGGAGGTTCTCTTATGAGAACAGAAGCTACGGGTTATGGAGTCATTTATTTTACGCAAAAAATGCTTGAAATGGAACATAAAGAAGATTTAAAAGGTAAGATTTGTACAGTAAGTGGCTCAGGAAATGTAGCTTTACATGCTATTGAAAAACTTTTAGAACTGGGAGCAATTCCTGTAAGCTGTAGTGATTCACAAGGAACACTATACGATGAAAGAGGTCTTGATATAAAATTTTTAAAAGAACTCAAACTGGAAAAACGTCTTTCTTTAGAAGAATATACAAAAAAACACGGTGAAGCTAAATATATCCCGGTAGCCAAATATCCAAAAAATGGCCATGCCGTATGGTTTATTAAAGCATATGCCGCATTTCCTTGTGCAACCCAGAATGAATTAACGAAAACAGATGCATTAAAACTTATTGAAAATGGATGTATTTGTGTTAGTGAGGGTGCGAATATGCCTTCTAGTAAAGAAGCCGTAAATATATTCCTTGACAATAAAATCTGTTTTGGTCCAGCAAAAGCTGCTAATGCAGGAGGCGTTGCCGTAAGTGAATTTGAAATGAGTCAAAATGCTTCTATGCAAAAATGGAGTTTTGAAAAAGTAGACAATAAACTAAAAGAAACAATGCAACAAATATGTACAAGAGTTTCTTTAACAGCAAAAGATTATGGTGTTGAAGGAAATTATGTCGATGGTGCAAATATTGCTGGTTTTAAAAAAGTTGCTGATGCTATGATTGCAGAAGGAATATAATATTATTTTAAACCTTTTATATAAAGAGGAGAATATAAAAGGTTTATATATAAGATACTCTTTTTAGCTGCATTATCTTATTTGATATAAAAATAAACCCAGAAAATTAAAGGTATTTGTAGAAAGAGTCGTACAAACAACTCTTGTTCTGTAAAAGAGGTGAAGTCTTCATAATGAAAATACATATTTAGATTGGCTGGAAAAATAGCAATAAA from Campylobacteraceae bacterium includes:
- the gdhA gene encoding NADP-specific glutamate dehydrogenase: MIDIRKEIQKYKNIDNAKGDVFFQALEEVLLSISPLFKADDIYEKNAIIKRLLTPDRIIKFKVSWLNDKNQMQVNTGYRVQFNNALGPYKGGLRFHPSVNEGILKFLAFEQVFKNALTGLPIGGAKGGSDFDPKGKSDFEIMKFCSAFMTELHKYIGPRIDIPAGDIGVGAREIGYLFGEYKKITSAFEGVLTGKPFMFGGSLMRTEATGYGVIYFTQKMLEMEHKEDLKGKICTVSGSGNVALHAIEKLLELGAIPVSCSDSQGTLYDERGLDIKFLKELKLEKRLSLEEYTKKHGEAKYIPVAKYPKNGHAVWFIKAYAAFPCATQNELTKTDALKLIENGCICVSEGANMPSSKEAVNIFLDNKICFGPAKAANAGGVAVSEFEMSQNASMQKWSFEKVDNKLKETMQQICTRVSLTAKDYGVEGNYVDGANIAGFKKVADAMIAEGI